Genomic window (Pirellulaceae bacterium):
CGTTGATTGTCTCGCCTTCGGCCACTATTTTTGTTCGACAAGGCAGATTCCCGGTAAACGAGGTACCCGCGGAAAGCGCAAGCTCCAACTCCCCAGCGGCGGTCGCTACAAGCGTTGTCTGCTGGTCTCCTTCAGGTGCTGCGATCGGCGTTCCTACGGGCAAACCGCCCAACAGATCGCTACCAGCTTCATTGAGTTCGGCGGCAATTTCGCCGGCAGGCACAATTTGCGGAACCAGTTGTTCCAATGGCGTGAATCGACCTTCCAACAACTGATCAAGCTTGCGTAATTTGGTCCGATCAATCTGCCCATCTTCGTCGAGGTTGCCGAACATTCCAGAAGCATCACCAGGCCCCAGCACCCATTGACCCGAAAGATCGTGCACGAGTGAACCCGATGTCACCGACACCCCAGTTACCTTGGCCCACTGATCAGGCTCTGTCTGCATGCGAGCCAGCACATGACAACCGGTCCACCGCGCCGGCATGTGTTCGCCAAACAGCGCAGTCAATTGCTCGCTTTCTGTAACTCCCCGAGGATCATTCCACATGTCACAACCGAACGGTTTTTGACCATCCCCATCAAGTCTTACCATGCAGTGCATGTGCCCGGTAACACCAATGGCAGCCACCTTATCGATTGACTGTTCCTGTACGCTCCCCCGCAAAGCGACCATCGCTTTGCGTAAGGCATCTGTCCAGTAGTGCGGATACTGTTCCAAGTGGCCATTGGAAAGCCCTGGAATGTAATCCTGCTCGTAACTTGCCTCACCGACGGCGATCAGCTTTTTTCGCTCGGGACAATATAGGATCACCGAAAGACCTTGGGTCCCCGCATCGATCGCCAGTACTTCGTTACCACTTAATTGGTCTGTCATCGTATCATCGTTTCTAGAA
Coding sequences:
- a CDS encoding FGGY-family carbohydrate kinase; the protein is MTDQLSGNEVLAIDAGTQGLSVILYCPERKKLIAVGEASYEQDYIPGLSNGHLEQYPHYWTDALRKAMVALRGSVQEQSIDKVAAIGVTGHMHCMVRLDGDGQKPFGCDMWNDPRGVTESEQLTALFGEHMPARWTGCHVLARMQTEPDQWAKVTGVSVTSGSLVHDLSGQWVLGPGDASGMFGNLDEDGQIDRTKLRKLDQLLEGRFTPLEQLVPQIVPAGEIAAELNEAGSDLLGGLPVGTPIAAPEGDQQTTLVATAAGELELALSAGTSFTGNLPCRTKIVAEGETINVLQTPDRLTMLMVCARNGTIGFAQYVTALADLSGRSFGEIADQLTDQARQVPLDCHGGMLWGFFQGENVVELPHAKATLQGAGIELLANPGVMTRLLFESPAMTMRYGIESLKSKIGSITKVILTGGALRSKGGFAPQMFADILGVPVIGRVGDEEGTAKGAALLAAYMVQVQAGNKSQSLSDFCKEQTTGTSQTWEPAAATVAAYDDRYQQFAEYVARVR